A single Micromonospora sp. CCTCC AA 2012012 DNA region contains:
- a CDS encoding aldehyde dehydrogenase family protein produces the protein MTAVHAPGTPAIEDGRLVSTSPATGAEAGRFPVATAEDVDRAVARARTAGEWWAGLGFTGRRERLLRWRGVLARQIEELAELMHVEGGKPVGDAVVEILTALEHVDWAARNAQRVLGPRKVRSRLILAEFTGHLEYQPYGVVGVIGPWNYPVFTPIGSAVYALAAGNAVVFKPSEYTPAVGQWLVDRFAEVVPEHPVLTAVHGLGDTGAALCRSGVGKVAFTGSTRTARKVMAACAETLTPVLLEAGGKDAMIVDADADLDAAAEACVWGALTNAGQTCIGIERVYAVDQVFDAFVDKVVARAGRLTVGPDGADLGPITMPAQIDIIRRHIDDAVARGGRAVLGGPDAVQPPYVHPTVLVDVPEDSTAVREETFGPTITVNRVRDIDEAVERANALPYGLGGSVFGRKRAVAVARRLRSGMAAVNSTLTFAGMSTLPFGGVGDSGIGRIHGEDGLREFGLAKSITRRRARSLLPSMTFERTPADVARLVKVAKLMYGRNR, from the coding sequence ATGACGGCTGTGCATGCCCCGGGGACCCCGGCGATCGAGGACGGACGACTGGTGTCGACGAGCCCGGCGACGGGCGCGGAAGCCGGGCGCTTCCCGGTGGCGACCGCCGAGGACGTCGACCGCGCGGTGGCGCGGGCCCGGACGGCCGGCGAGTGGTGGGCCGGGCTCGGCTTCACCGGCCGGCGGGAGCGGCTGCTGCGCTGGCGCGGCGTGCTCGCCCGCCAGATCGAGGAGCTGGCCGAGCTGATGCACGTCGAGGGCGGCAAGCCGGTCGGCGACGCGGTCGTCGAGATCCTCACCGCGCTCGAACACGTCGACTGGGCCGCCCGCAACGCCCAGCGGGTGCTCGGACCCCGCAAGGTCCGGTCCCGGCTGATCCTCGCCGAGTTCACCGGTCACCTCGAATACCAGCCGTACGGTGTGGTCGGCGTGATCGGCCCGTGGAACTATCCGGTCTTCACCCCGATCGGCTCCGCCGTGTACGCCCTCGCCGCCGGCAACGCCGTGGTCTTCAAGCCCAGCGAGTACACCCCGGCGGTCGGGCAGTGGCTGGTGGACCGGTTCGCCGAGGTGGTGCCCGAGCACCCGGTCCTCACCGCCGTGCACGGTCTCGGTGACACCGGTGCCGCGCTGTGCCGCTCCGGCGTGGGGAAGGTGGCCTTCACCGGCTCCACCCGTACCGCCAGGAAGGTGATGGCGGCCTGCGCCGAAACGCTCACCCCGGTGCTGCTGGAGGCGGGCGGCAAGGACGCGATGATCGTGGACGCCGACGCCGACCTGGACGCCGCCGCCGAGGCGTGCGTCTGGGGCGCGCTCACCAACGCCGGCCAGACCTGCATCGGCATCGAACGGGTCTACGCCGTGGACCAGGTCTTCGACGCCTTCGTCGACAAGGTGGTGGCCCGCGCCGGCCGGCTGACCGTGGGCCCCGACGGCGCCGACCTCGGCCCGATCACCATGCCGGCCCAGATCGACATCATCCGGCGGCACATCGACGACGCGGTCGCCCGGGGCGGGCGGGCGGTGCTCGGCGGGCCCGACGCGGTCCAGCCGCCGTACGTCCACCCGACCGTGCTGGTGGACGTCCCGGAGGACTCGACCGCGGTCCGCGAGGAGACCTTCGGCCCGACCATCACCGTCAACCGGGTCCGCGACATCGACGAGGCCGTCGAACGGGCCAACGCCCTCCCGTACGGCCTGGGTGGTTCGGTCTTCGGCCGCAAGCGGGCGGTGGCGGTCGCGCGGCGGCTGCGCTCCGGGATGGCCGCCGTCAACTCGACGCTCACCTTCGCCGGGATGTCGACGCTGCCGTTCGGCGGTGTCGGCGACTCCGGCATCGGCCGGATCCACGGCGAGGACGGGCTGCGCGAGTTCGGCCTGGCCAAGTCGATCACCCGACGCCGGGCCCGCTCACTGCTGCCGTCGATGACCTTCGAGCGCACCCCGGCGGACGTCGCCCGCCTGGTCAAGGTCGCCAAGCTGATGTACGGCCGGAACCGCTGA
- a CDS encoding FHA domain-containing protein: MEDHPELMPLLTVAGGPTRGVNFRVSYRPQVIGRGPSADISVADPHLSRRHASVTLTDQGVVLMDLGSTNGTWLNDHRIGGPQYLTDGDVIRIGRTDLRFFDPGLARTDPVGLRFSAPRTDHHRPTVPLPIATPPAGRPAVESYAGEPLALPGSR, translated from the coding sequence ATGGAGGATCATCCGGAACTGATGCCGTTGCTGACGGTGGCGGGCGGGCCGACGCGGGGGGTGAACTTCCGGGTCTCGTACCGACCGCAGGTCATCGGGCGGGGGCCGAGTGCCGACATCTCGGTGGCCGATCCGCACCTGAGCCGGCGGCACGCCAGTGTCACGCTCACCGACCAGGGCGTGGTGCTGATGGACCTGGGCTCGACCAACGGCACCTGGCTCAACGACCACCGGATCGGCGGGCCGCAATACCTGACCGACGGTGACGTGATCCGGATCGGCCGCACCGACCTGCGCTTCTTCGACCCCGGGCTGGCCCGGACCGACCCGGTGGGGCTGCGCTTCTCCGCGCCGCGTACCGACCACCACCGGCCGACGGTGCCGCTGCCCATCGCCACGCCGCCCGCGGGGCGGCCGGCCGTCGAGTCGTACGCCGGCGAACCGTTGGCCCTCCCCGGCAGCCGCTGA
- a CDS encoding 3-hydroxyacyl-CoA dehydrogenase family protein has protein sequence MAREFTSVGVVGLGTMGAGIVEVFARNGVDVVAVEISERALERGRATLTGSTDRAVAKGKLAEADRDALHSRVNFQVGLDALHSVDLVIEAVPEHLDLKQRIFAELDKVCKPEAILATNTSSLSVTEISVATTRPHQVIGIHFFNPAPVMKLVEVVRTVVTSADVVADVEALCERLGKVDVTISDRAGFIANALLFGYLNHAVSMFEGKYATREDIDAAMKLGCGLPMGPLALMDLIGLDTAYEILDTMYRRGGRDRRHAPVPLIKQMVTAGLLGRKSGRGFYTYEKAGSPRVVPDEQTPATTGAALADGARAIAKVGVVGSGTMATGIIEVFAKAGYEVVSVTRGAEKSAKVFETVKTSLNKGVVRGKLSEADRDAALGRINWSAVLEHLADVDLVVEAVVEELSVKKALFASLDEICKPGVVLATTTSSLPVIDVAMATQRPADVVGLHFFNPAPIMPLVEVVQTIRTSAETTATARAVCAALGKTGVVCGDRSGFIVNALLFPYLNDAVKMLEASYSTADDIDYAMKLGCGYPMGPFELLDVVGLDVSLAIQRELYLELREPGFAPAPLLEHLVTAGYLGRKSGRGFRDHTNR, from the coding sequence GTGGCGCGCGAGTTCACCAGCGTGGGTGTGGTGGGTCTGGGCACCATGGGTGCCGGCATCGTCGAGGTCTTCGCCCGCAACGGCGTCGACGTGGTGGCCGTGGAGATCTCGGAGCGTGCGCTGGAGCGCGGCCGGGCCACCCTCACCGGCTCCACCGACCGGGCGGTCGCCAAGGGCAAGCTCGCCGAGGCCGACCGGGACGCCCTGCACTCCCGGGTGAACTTCCAGGTCGGGCTGGACGCGCTGCACTCCGTCGACCTGGTGATCGAGGCGGTCCCCGAGCACCTCGACCTGAAGCAGCGGATCTTCGCCGAGCTGGACAAGGTCTGCAAGCCCGAGGCCATCCTCGCCACCAACACCTCGTCGCTGAGCGTCACCGAGATCTCGGTCGCCACCACTCGGCCGCACCAGGTCATCGGCATCCACTTCTTCAACCCGGCGCCGGTGATGAAGCTGGTCGAGGTGGTTCGTACGGTGGTCACCTCCGCCGACGTGGTGGCCGACGTGGAGGCGCTCTGCGAACGGCTCGGCAAGGTCGACGTGACGATCAGCGACCGCGCCGGCTTCATCGCCAACGCGCTGCTCTTCGGCTACCTCAACCACGCGGTCAGCATGTTCGAGGGGAAGTACGCCACCCGCGAGGACATCGACGCCGCGATGAAGCTCGGCTGCGGCCTGCCGATGGGCCCGCTCGCGCTGATGGACCTGATCGGCCTGGACACGGCGTACGAGATCCTGGACACCATGTACCGGCGCGGCGGGCGGGACCGCCGGCACGCCCCGGTGCCGCTGATCAAGCAGATGGTCACCGCCGGGCTGCTCGGCCGGAAGTCCGGCCGGGGCTTCTACACCTATGAGAAGGCGGGGTCGCCGCGGGTCGTACCCGATGAGCAGACGCCGGCGACCACGGGCGCCGCGCTCGCCGACGGTGCCCGCGCCATCGCGAAGGTCGGCGTGGTCGGCTCGGGGACGATGGCCACCGGCATCATCGAGGTCTTCGCCAAGGCCGGCTACGAGGTCGTCTCGGTGACCCGGGGCGCGGAGAAGTCCGCCAAGGTCTTCGAGACGGTGAAGACCTCGCTCAACAAGGGCGTGGTCCGCGGCAAGCTCAGCGAGGCCGACCGGGACGCGGCGCTCGGCCGGATCAACTGGTCGGCGGTGCTGGAGCACCTGGCCGACGTCGACCTGGTGGTCGAGGCCGTGGTCGAGGAGCTGAGCGTCAAGAAGGCCCTCTTCGCCAGCCTGGACGAGATCTGCAAGCCGGGCGTCGTGCTCGCCACCACCACCTCGTCGCTGCCGGTGATCGACGTCGCGATGGCCACCCAGCGCCCCGCCGACGTGGTCGGCCTGCACTTCTTCAACCCGGCGCCGATCATGCCGCTGGTCGAGGTGGTGCAGACCATCCGCACCTCGGCGGAGACCACCGCCACCGCCCGCGCGGTCTGCGCGGCGCTCGGCAAGACCGGCGTGGTCTGCGGCGACCGGTCCGGCTTCATCGTCAACGCGCTGCTCTTCCCCTACCTGAACGACGCGGTGAAGATGCTGGAGGCCAGCTACTCCACCGCCGACGACATCGACTACGCGATGAAGCTCGGCTGCGGCTACCCGATGGGCCCGTTCGAGCTGCTCGACGTGGTCGGGCTGGACGTCTCGCTGGCCATCCAGCGGGAGCTCTACCTGGAGCTGCGGGAGCCGGGCTTCGCCCCCGCGCCGCTGCTGGAACACCTGGTCACCGCCGGCTACCTCGGCCGCAAGAGCGGCCGCGGCTTCCGCGACCACACCAACCGCTGA
- a CDS encoding SigE family RNA polymerase sigma factor produces the protein MTFEEYVGSRGPALIRLARLLTGDEHRAEDLTQDVLARAYVHWRKIDRADRPDVYVRRMLVNANASWWRRRSNRELATATFEDRAQRGHLDDETVQRDELWRLILGLPDRQRAVLVLRYYEDLDDATIAQILDCSPVTVRTHAMRALAHLRERVGAPTTQGSRP, from the coding sequence GTGACCTTCGAGGAGTACGTCGGCAGCCGCGGCCCGGCCCTGATCCGCCTGGCCCGGCTGCTGACCGGCGACGAGCACCGGGCCGAGGACCTGACCCAGGACGTGCTCGCCCGCGCGTACGTGCACTGGCGGAAGATCGACCGGGCCGACCGGCCCGACGTCTACGTCCGCCGGATGCTGGTCAACGCGAACGCCTCCTGGTGGCGGCGCCGGTCCAACCGTGAGCTGGCCACCGCCACGTTCGAGGACCGGGCGCAGCGCGGCCACCTGGACGACGAGACGGTCCAGCGGGACGAGCTGTGGCGGCTCATCCTCGGCCTGCCCGACCGGCAGCGTGCGGTGCTGGTGCTGCGCTACTACGAGGACCTCGACGACGCGACGATCGCGCAGATCCTCGACTGCTCCCCGGTCACCGTCCGCACCCACGCGATGCGGGCGCTCGCCCACCTCCGGGAGCGCGTCGGCGCCCCGACGACCCAGGGGAGCCGGCCGTGA
- a CDS encoding alpha/beta hydrolase, which yields MSTPIRASTILPGRREDIELHTADGLTLVGELALPLEREPAGTLVCLHPLPTHGGMMDSHVLRKAAWRLPALADLAVLRFNTRGTSSVRGTSEGAFDNAVSERFDVAAAIEYAEFAELPNIWLVGWSFGTDLTIRYGCDPAVAGAILLSPPLRYSAPDDLTQWAESGKPLTALVPEFDDYLRPDEARERFGVVPQAEVIGVDGGKHLWVGNAETALDEIVRRVNPAVPVPLPTTWDGPVETGDVSAYADRTVASFADTPVPGPAQRRAG from the coding sequence GTGAGCACACCGATCCGCGCGTCGACGATCCTGCCCGGTCGCCGGGAGGACATCGAGCTGCACACCGCCGACGGGCTGACGCTGGTCGGCGAGCTGGCCCTGCCGCTGGAGCGGGAGCCCGCCGGCACCCTGGTCTGCCTGCACCCGCTGCCCACCCACGGCGGCATGATGGACAGCCACGTGCTCCGCAAGGCGGCCTGGCGGCTGCCCGCGCTGGCCGACCTGGCCGTGCTCCGGTTCAACACCCGGGGCACCAGCAGCGTCCGGGGCACCAGCGAAGGTGCCTTCGACAACGCGGTCAGCGAGCGCTTCGACGTCGCCGCCGCGATCGAGTACGCGGAGTTCGCCGAGCTGCCGAACATCTGGCTGGTCGGCTGGTCGTTCGGCACCGACCTGACCATTCGGTACGGCTGCGACCCGGCGGTGGCGGGCGCGATCCTGCTCTCCCCGCCGCTGCGCTACTCGGCGCCGGACGACCTGACCCAGTGGGCCGAGAGCGGCAAGCCGCTCACCGCCCTGGTGCCGGAGTTCGACGACTACCTGCGGCCCGACGAGGCGCGGGAGCGGTTCGGGGTGGTGCCGCAGGCCGAGGTGATCGGCGTGGACGGCGGCAAGCACCTCTGGGTCGGCAACGCGGAGACCGCGCTCGACGAGATCGTCCGCCGGGTCAACCCGGCGGTGCCGGTGCCGCTGCCGACCACCTGGGACGGCCCGGTGGAGACCGGCGACGTCAGCGCGTACGCGGACCGCACGGTGGCCTCCTTCGCGGACACCCCCGTCCCCGGGCCGGCGCAGCGCCGGGCGGGCTGA
- a CDS encoding coiled-coil domain-containing protein, translated as MSHGEELFALGGDVTTEPSFESALRGYEKRQVDRYVARAEHEIATLATEREQAYTQIHKLAGQVEVLQRDLAQVRKQVGVVDRASFRHLGPRVEQILAMAEEQADDILAAANEEIEARRAAAEHIVAEAREQAAQALKDFEIALAGRRAEEERHTAARKAEAEATLKAAREEAGKLRKDAGDEANALRKTAQEALAKAQQEATQLRDTAKEIHARAQQEATRLREAAKEAVAKAQQEATQLREAAKEVHAKAQQEAKRLTESAAEAGRATHAKALQEAKKVVDDAEEAAKATRGRARTEANRLTTEAVEAGKRNRAEVEAYVQRMRSETEAYVQHARAQTQQELGAWRAGVEKEVNSQREAAAKELAQRRAAAEQEFAKRRDELDRQHSTRHAELEKVHTSRQAELEQAYTARRNEIEQGAAAIREAAETDASTLRQRAEDEAAELLRRAEAEASDRRRKADEHVAASRRQFEEYAATTQQHLATTQQHLAATQQEVAAGRQQLAQVMLEIAQAQQELADLRTETWKSRQESDDLQRKLAELQLQATTGKVGGGLAATPVSPDGIGRKSAAETKQPAAGVKEPVREPAAGVKEPVREPATATKEAAAEAGAAKARPVGERVTTVDGAGATAGVDGEPTVAAVPGEGGRGATPTKITSTGESGKRPTKPTVDERSAKPSTVTVESD; from the coding sequence ATGTCGCACGGCGAGGAACTGTTCGCTCTCGGCGGGGACGTGACCACGGAGCCCAGCTTCGAGTCCGCTCTGCGGGGGTACGAGAAACGACAGGTCGACCGGTACGTCGCTCGTGCGGAGCACGAGATCGCGACCCTGGCGACCGAGCGGGAACAGGCGTACACCCAGATCCACAAGCTGGCCGGGCAGGTCGAGGTGCTGCAACGCGACCTCGCCCAGGTACGCAAGCAGGTGGGCGTGGTGGACCGGGCCTCGTTCCGGCATCTCGGTCCCCGGGTCGAGCAGATCCTCGCCATGGCCGAGGAGCAAGCCGACGACATCCTGGCCGCCGCCAACGAGGAGATCGAGGCCCGCCGGGCCGCCGCCGAGCACATCGTCGCCGAGGCCCGCGAGCAGGCCGCCCAGGCCCTCAAGGACTTCGAGATCGCCCTAGCCGGCCGGCGCGCCGAGGAGGAGCGGCACACCGCCGCCCGCAAGGCCGAGGCCGAGGCCACGCTCAAGGCCGCCCGGGAAGAGGCCGGCAAGCTCCGCAAGGACGCCGGCGACGAGGCGAACGCCCTGCGCAAGACCGCCCAGGAGGCCCTGGCCAAGGCGCAGCAGGAGGCCACCCAGCTCCGGGACACCGCCAAGGAGATCCACGCCCGGGCCCAGCAGGAGGCCACCCGGCTGCGGGAGGCGGCCAAGGAGGCGGTCGCCAAGGCGCAGCAGGAGGCCACCCAGCTCCGCGAGGCGGCCAAGGAGGTGCACGCCAAGGCGCAGCAGGAGGCGAAGCGGCTCACCGAGTCCGCCGCCGAGGCGGGCCGGGCCACCCACGCCAAGGCTCTCCAGGAGGCCAAGAAGGTCGTCGACGACGCGGAGGAGGCGGCGAAGGCGACCCGGGGCCGGGCGCGGACCGAGGCCAACCGGCTGACCACCGAGGCCGTCGAGGCCGGCAAGCGGAACCGGGCCGAGGTCGAGGCGTACGTCCAGCGGATGCGGAGCGAGACCGAGGCGTACGTGCAGCACGCCCGCGCCCAGACCCAGCAGGAGCTGGGTGCCTGGCGGGCCGGTGTGGAGAAGGAGGTCAACTCCCAGCGGGAGGCGGCCGCCAAGGAGCTGGCCCAGCGCCGCGCCGCCGCCGAGCAGGAGTTCGCCAAGCGCCGCGACGAGCTGGACCGGCAGCACAGCACCCGGCACGCCGAGCTGGAGAAGGTGCACACGAGCCGGCAGGCCGAGCTGGAACAGGCGTACACGGCCCGCCGCAACGAGATCGAGCAGGGGGCCGCGGCGATCCGCGAGGCCGCCGAGACCGACGCGTCGACCCTGCGGCAGCGCGCCGAGGACGAGGCCGCCGAGCTGCTGCGCCGGGCCGAGGCGGAGGCGAGCGACCGGCGCCGCAAGGCCGACGAGCACGTCGCGGCGTCCCGCCGCCAGTTCGAGGAGTACGCGGCCACCACCCAGCAGCACCTGGCCACCACCCAGCAGCACCTCGCCGCCACCCAGCAGGAGGTGGCCGCCGGCCGGCAGCAGCTGGCCCAGGTGATGCTGGAGATCGCCCAGGCGCAGCAGGAGCTGGCGGATCTGCGTACCGAGACGTGGAAGTCCCGCCAGGAGTCCGACGACCTCCAGCGCAAGCTGGCCGAGCTTCAGCTCCAGGCGACCACCGGAAAGGTCGGCGGCGGCCTCGCGGCCACCCCGGTCTCCCCGGATGGCATCGGCCGCAAGTCCGCCGCCGAGACGAAGCAGCCCGCCGCCGGGGTGAAGGAGCCGGTCAGGGAGCCCGCCGCCGGGGTGAAGGAGCCGGTCAGGGAGCCCGCCACCGCCACGAAGGAGGCGGCCGCCGAGGCCGGCGCGGCGAAGGCCCGGCCGGTCGGTGAACGGGTGACCACCGTGGACGGGGCGGGCGCGACGGCCGGCGTGGACGGTGAGCCGACCGTGGCCGCGGTCCCCGGCGAGGGCGGTCGGGGCGCCACCCCCACGAAGATCACCAGCACCGGCGAGAGCGGCAAGCGGCCGACGAAGCCCACGGTCGACGAACGCAGCGCCAAGCCGAGCACCGTCACCGTCGAGTCCGACTGA
- a CDS encoding DivIVA domain-containing protein, translating into MPQQQSSPLAFFDNANSQPDFTVGLRGYNTGQVDDFIGRLTAALTQSEQARAEAEQRMNDAQRRLRQAEQRQTGLEQKLADTNKQLEENSRPTLSGLGTRVEQILRLAEEQANDHRNEAKRESEGILSAARLEAREITDKARAEAAAMKATAEREAGNVRTTAEREAAEVRVQARREADTLRADADRETKQLRTVTAHEVAELKSTVEREVATLRATAEREITQQRAKAAREAEEKRAEATKLLTDARDKRDKDLQALELQLAERREKAEREESERHAAQVAQTQKLVGEAEQRARAAQERAKEIEQRAEARRVESERTANETVEKAKALAEKTLAEAKAESQRLLSEARTEAELTTQAARREVEDLTRQKDAVTSQLGQMLSGLAGIVPGVPAAAAKPEPAKAEGAEKRVAAESAS; encoded by the coding sequence ATGCCCCAGCAGCAGTCCTCCCCTCTTGCGTTCTTCGATAACGCGAACTCACAGCCCGATTTCACCGTTGGCCTGCGCGGATACAACACCGGCCAGGTCGATGACTTCATCGGTCGGCTGACCGCCGCGCTGACCCAGTCCGAGCAGGCCCGCGCCGAGGCCGAGCAGCGGATGAACGACGCCCAGCGTCGGCTCCGGCAGGCCGAGCAGCGGCAGACCGGGCTGGAGCAGAAGCTCGCCGACACCAACAAGCAGCTCGAGGAGAACAGCCGGCCGACCCTCTCCGGCCTCGGCACCCGCGTCGAGCAGATCCTCCGGCTGGCCGAGGAGCAGGCCAACGACCACCGCAACGAGGCCAAGCGGGAGTCGGAGGGCATCCTCTCCGCCGCCCGCCTCGAGGCGCGCGAGATCACCGACAAGGCGCGCGCCGAGGCGGCCGCGATGAAGGCCACCGCCGAGCGGGAGGCGGGCAACGTCCGCACCACCGCCGAGCGCGAGGCCGCCGAGGTCCGGGTGCAGGCCCGCCGCGAGGCCGACACGCTGCGCGCCGACGCCGACCGCGAGACCAAGCAGCTGCGTACGGTCACCGCGCACGAGGTGGCCGAGCTGAAGTCCACCGTCGAGCGCGAGGTCGCCACGCTGCGCGCCACCGCCGAGCGGGAGATCACCCAGCAGCGGGCGAAGGCCGCCCGGGAGGCCGAGGAGAAGCGCGCCGAGGCGACGAAGCTGCTCACCGACGCCCGCGACAAGCGCGACAAGGACCTGCAGGCCCTGGAGCTGCAGCTCGCCGAGCGGCGGGAGAAGGCCGAGCGCGAGGAGTCGGAGCGGCACGCCGCCCAGGTCGCGCAGACCCAGAAGCTGGTCGGCGAGGCCGAGCAGCGGGCCCGGGCCGCCCAGGAGCGGGCCAAGGAGATCGAGCAGCGGGCCGAGGCGCGCCGGGTCGAGTCCGAGCGCACCGCCAACGAGACGGTCGAGAAGGCCAAGGCGCTGGCCGAGAAGACCCTCGCCGAGGCGAAGGCCGAGTCGCAGCGTCTGCTCAGCGAGGCCCGCACCGAGGCCGAGCTGACCACCCAGGCGGCCCGCCGCGAGGTCGAGGACCTCACCCGGCAGAAGGATGCCGTCACCTCCCAGCTCGGCCAGATGCTCTCCGGTCTCGCCGGCATCGTGCCGGGCGTGCCGGCGGCCGCGGCCAAGCCGGAGCCGGCCAAGGCGGAGGGTGCCGAGAAGCGGGTCGCCGCCGAATCCGCCAGCTGA
- the ccrA gene encoding crotonyl-CoA carboxylase/reductase — protein sequence MQDILEAIMAAEGSAQPERELAGLAGLPVPESYRGVVVRAEDTRMFDGMATRDKDPRKALHVQEVPTPELAPGEALVAVMASAINYNTVWTSIFEPMSTFKFLQRYGRLSELTRRHDLPYHVVGSDAAGVVLRTGPGVTRWKAGDEVVAHCLSVELEDSAGHDDTMLDPQQRIWGFETNFGGLAELCVVKANQLMPKPRHLSWEEAASPGLVNSTAYRQLVSHHGANMKQGDVVLIWGASGGLGGYATQMALNGGAIPVCVVSSPEKAELCRKMGAELVIDRSAEGFRFWKDEQTQDQDEWRRFGERIRELTGGEDPDIVFEHPGRETFGASVYVAKKGGTIVTCASTSGFLHQYDNRYLWMHLKRIVGSHFANYHEAWQANRLVALGQIHPTVSKTYPLEQTGQAAYEVHRNAHQGKVGVRCLAPADGLGVRDTELRSRHETAINRFRGH from the coding sequence GTGCAGGACATCCTCGAAGCGATCATGGCGGCGGAGGGCTCGGCGCAGCCGGAGCGCGAACTCGCCGGCCTGGCCGGCCTGCCGGTACCGGAGAGCTACCGGGGCGTGGTGGTCCGCGCGGAGGACACCAGGATGTTCGACGGGATGGCCACCCGTGACAAGGACCCCCGCAAGGCGCTGCACGTCCAGGAGGTGCCCACCCCGGAGCTCGCCCCGGGCGAGGCGCTGGTGGCCGTGATGGCCAGCGCCATCAACTACAACACCGTGTGGACCAGCATCTTCGAGCCGATGTCCACCTTCAAGTTCCTCCAGCGCTACGGCCGGCTCTCCGAGCTGACCCGCCGGCACGACCTGCCGTACCACGTGGTCGGGTCGGACGCGGCCGGCGTGGTGCTGCGGACCGGGCCGGGCGTGACCAGGTGGAAGGCCGGCGACGAGGTGGTCGCGCACTGCCTCTCCGTCGAGCTGGAGGACTCGGCCGGCCACGACGACACCATGTTGGACCCGCAGCAGCGGATCTGGGGCTTCGAGACCAACTTCGGCGGCCTCGCCGAGCTCTGCGTCGTCAAGGCCAACCAGCTGATGCCGAAGCCCCGCCACCTGAGCTGGGAGGAGGCGGCCAGCCCGGGGCTGGTCAACTCCACCGCGTACCGGCAGCTGGTCTCGCACCACGGGGCCAACATGAAGCAGGGCGACGTGGTGCTGATCTGGGGCGCCTCCGGCGGCCTCGGCGGCTACGCCACCCAGATGGCGCTCAACGGCGGGGCGATCCCGGTCTGCGTGGTCTCCTCCCCGGAGAAGGCCGAGCTGTGCCGGAAGATGGGCGCCGAGCTGGTCATCGACCGCTCCGCCGAGGGCTTCCGGTTCTGGAAGGACGAGCAGACCCAGGACCAGGACGAGTGGCGCCGCTTCGGCGAGCGGATCCGCGAGCTGACCGGCGGCGAGGACCCGGACATCGTGTTCGAGCACCCGGGCCGGGAGACCTTCGGCGCCAGCGTCTATGTCGCCAAGAAGGGCGGCACCATCGTCACCTGCGCCTCCACCAGCGGCTTCCTGCACCAGTACGACAACCGCTACCTGTGGATGCACCTCAAGCGGATCGTCGGCAGCCACTTCGCCAACTACCACGAGGCCTGGCAGGCCAACCGGCTCGTCGCGCTGGGCCAGATCCACCCGACGGTGTCGAAGACCTATCCGTTGGAGCAGACCGGTCAGGCCGCGTACGAGGTGCACCGCAACGCGCACCAGGGCAAGGTCGGCGTCCGCTGCCTCGCCCCGGCCGACGGCCTCGGCGTGCGGGACACCGAGCTGCGGTCCCGGCACGAAACGGCGATCAACCGGTTCCGGGGCCACTGA
- the mce gene encoding methylmalonyl-CoA epimerase has product MAENSPVEPAADYVTDIGLRRIDHVGIAVADLDAAIDFYHRTFGMRCVHTETNAEQGVREAMLAVGPTADGGYLQLLAPLSPESTIAKFLDRNGPGVQQVAYTVADIDAACKALRDRGVRVLYETPKRGTAGSRVNFVHPKDAGGVLVELVEPAAEGH; this is encoded by the coding sequence ATGGCTGAGAACTCCCCCGTCGAGCCCGCTGCGGACTACGTCACAGACATCGGGCTGCGCCGCATCGACCACGTCGGGATCGCCGTGGCCGACCTGGACGCCGCGATCGACTTCTACCACCGCACCTTCGGGATGCGCTGCGTGCACACCGAGACCAACGCCGAGCAGGGCGTCCGGGAGGCGATGCTGGCCGTCGGCCCGACCGCGGACGGCGGCTACCTGCAGCTGCTCGCCCCGCTCTCCCCGGAGTCCACCATCGCGAAGTTCCTGGACCGCAACGGTCCGGGGGTCCAGCAGGTCGCGTACACGGTGGCGGACATCGACGCGGCCTGCAAGGCGCTGCGCGACCGGGGCGTCCGGGTGCTCTACGAGACCCCGAAGCGCGGCACCGCCGGCTCCCGGGTCAACTTCGTCCACCCGAAGGACGCCGGTGGCGTCCTGGTCGAACTGGTCGAGCCCGCCGCCGAGGGTCACTGA